One genomic window of Eptesicus fuscus isolate TK198812 chromosome 6, DD_ASM_mEF_20220401, whole genome shotgun sequence includes the following:
- the DEFB136 gene encoding defensin beta 136 → MRLHLTGLLFLLVISLPSGNGMFGNDGVEVRACKVVGGKCFFGCRPGWAWIMYCFSVFSCCKELKKALKPPQAFET, encoded by the exons ATGAGGCTCCATCTCACCGGGTTGCTCTTCCTCCTGGTGATCTCATTGCCTTCAG GGAATGGTATGTTTGGAAATGATGGAGTAGAAGTTCGTGCCTGCAAGGTAGTTGGTGGCAAATGTTTCTTTGGTTGTAGACCAGGATGGGCATGGATCATGTATTGTTTCAGCGTATTTTCTTGTTGCAAAGAATTGAAAAAAGCACTCAAACCCCCCCAGGCCTTTGAGACCTGA